A genomic stretch from Desulfotignum balticum DSM 7044 includes:
- a CDS encoding SPFH domain-containing protein, producing MGTRNVVFLELLEWFDDTGEALVHRLPETGSADIKYGAQLVVRESQAAVFFYNGKAVGAFGPGRHTLKTANIPLLTKLASLPWGFTSPLRAEVYFTNLKTFVNLKWGTRDPVAFRDRDLGLVRLRAFGVFNIRIVQPVLFVNRLVGTQGVFSTQSVADYLNQVVVSRFNDHIGEQIDTIFDLPARYDELSQSLAERLREDFSKFGLNLTQLYINAITPPPEVQKAIDDKSRLGVFDDMNKLMQMKTAMAMEKIAENPEGTAGGGAQAGMGMGLGLMLPGMFARQLTGGAPQNTGTSAPTAKCPECRHAISEDANFCPFCGHQQVIFEKCTQCGKNITPNARFCPRCGTPVQTAPTEKICARCGAKNLPEAVFCNQCGARH from the coding sequence ATGGGCACCCGCAACGTTGTTTTTCTGGAACTGCTGGAATGGTTTGACGATACGGGAGAGGCACTGGTCCACCGGCTGCCGGAAACCGGCTCCGCAGACATTAAATACGGGGCCCAGCTGGTGGTCAGAGAAAGCCAGGCCGCCGTGTTTTTCTACAACGGCAAGGCCGTGGGCGCGTTCGGCCCGGGCCGCCACACCCTGAAAACCGCCAACATCCCGCTTCTGACCAAGCTGGCCAGCCTGCCCTGGGGATTTACCAGTCCCCTGCGGGCCGAGGTGTATTTCACCAACCTGAAAACCTTTGTCAACCTGAAATGGGGAACCCGGGACCCCGTGGCGTTCCGGGACCGGGACTTAGGACTGGTCCGGCTGCGGGCCTTCGGGGTGTTCAACATCAGAATCGTGCAGCCCGTGCTGTTTGTCAACCGCCTGGTGGGGACCCAGGGGGTTTTTTCCACCCAGAGCGTGGCAGATTACCTCAACCAGGTGGTGGTGTCCCGGTTCAATGACCATATCGGAGAACAGATCGACACCATTTTCGATCTGCCGGCCCGGTATGATGAACTGTCCCAAAGCCTGGCCGAGCGGCTGAGAGAGGATTTTTCCAAGTTCGGCCTGAATCTCACCCAGCTGTATATCAATGCCATCACTCCGCCGCCCGAGGTGCAGAAAGCCATTGACGACAAAAGCCGGCTGGGCGTATTCGACGACATGAACAAACTCATGCAGATGAAAACCGCCATGGCCATGGAAAAGATCGCGGAAAACCCCGAAGGAACGGCTGGCGGCGGGGCTCAGGCCGGCATGGGCATGGGCCTGGGACTGATGCTGCCGGGCATGTTTGCCAGGCAACTGACCGGGGGAGCGCCTCAAAACACGGGCACATCCGCCCCCACTGCTAAATGCCCGGAATGCCGGCACGCCATTTCCGAAGATGCCAATTTCTGTCCTTTCTGCGGCCATCAGCAGGTGATTTTTGAAAAATGCACCCAGTGCGGCAAAAACATTACCCCCAACGCCCGGTTCTGCCCCCGGTGCGGCACCCCCGTTCAAACCGCGCCCACAGAAAAAATCTGTGCCCGGTGCGGGGCAAAAAATCTGCCCGAAGCCGTGTTCTGCAACCAGTGCGGTGCGCGCCATTAG
- a CDS encoding bile acid:sodium symporter, with protein MIKKYWFFMGMAIMAALAFALPGIGPVIKQYNVLNIGIFLAFLLTGLSLETSTVLDQLKDVKVLAAALFSSLIFFPAAAFYAARFFLSAWPDFVMGALIIGAAPVTVASGTVMTAMAGGNVPLSLFICVLGNFAAIFTIPFMLNLILAVDNAAIDLPILQMLAGLILKVLLPTIIGQLLRPRVKHLLPPHKAKMSIFNQCIVLLIILNAVASSADSILDVGPVLFLVLSFMIGLHVFILVFNYYLARIIGLDLPSIAAFTIHTSQKTLTVSYLVWAGYFAVAYPMALIPAIVYHLTQMIMDTLVAHRFGRVIRRRSS; from the coding sequence ATGATCAAAAAATACTGGTTCTTCATGGGCATGGCCATCATGGCGGCACTGGCGTTTGCCCTGCCCGGGATCGGCCCGGTCATCAAACAATATAATGTCCTGAATATCGGGATTTTCCTGGCGTTTCTGCTGACAGGCCTGTCATTGGAAACATCCACGGTGCTGGATCAGCTCAAAGATGTCAAAGTACTGGCAGCGGCCTTGTTTTCTTCGCTGATCTTTTTTCCGGCGGCCGCTTTTTATGCGGCCCGGTTTTTTTTAAGCGCGTGGCCGGATTTTGTCATGGGTGCGTTGATCATCGGTGCTGCCCCCGTCACCGTGGCTTCGGGCACGGTCATGACGGCCATGGCCGGGGGCAATGTGCCCTTGAGCCTGTTCATCTGCGTGCTGGGCAATTTTGCCGCCATCTTCACCATTCCGTTCATGCTCAACCTGATCCTGGCCGTGGACAATGCCGCCATTGATCTGCCCATCCTCCAGATGCTTGCCGGATTGATCCTCAAGGTGCTGTTGCCCACAATCATCGGCCAGTTGCTGCGGCCCCGGGTGAAACATCTGCTGCCGCCCCACAAAGCCAAGATGTCCATTTTCAATCAATGCATTGTGCTGCTGATCATTCTCAACGCAGTGGCCAGTTCCGCGGACAGTATCCTGGATGTGGGACCGGTGCTGTTTCTGGTGTTGTCGTTCATGATCGGCCTTCATGTGTTCATACTGGTTTTCAACTATTATCTGGCCAGGATCATCGGCCTGGATCTGCCGTCCATCGCTGCTTTCACCATCCACACCTCCCAGAAAACCCTGACCGTGTCCTACCTGGTCTGGGCCGGGTATTTCGCCGTTGCCTATCCCATGGCCCTGATTCCGGCCATTGTGTATCACCTGACCCAGATGATCATGGATACGTTGGTGGCCCACCGGTTCGGCCGGGTGATCCGCCGCCGGTCATCCTGA
- a CDS encoding PAS domain S-box protein, with protein MTVKPTYEELEQRIQELEKIESEHAYFKKALQENEGLFRMLYEKAPLGYQSLDENGRFIVVNQTWLDTLGYDREDVIGKSFADFLHPDWRDHFKENFPRFKSIGEILEVEFEMVKKDGTLILVSFTGKITRDKTGNFQQTHCIFHDITDRKRVEEALRQSEEKYRVLFNTFPLGITVSDHKGNIVESNAMAEKLLGLAKNKHEERRLDGDQWRIIRPDKTRMPTDEYASVRALKQKRQIENVEMGIVKPDGRITWINVSAAPLNLEKYGVVVTYGDITARKKAEQEYKTLFREMLDGFALHEIICDDSKTPVDYRFLDINPAFERMTGLKAASVVGRTVMDVLPTTESYWIETYGAVALSGEPITFENYSAEIGKHFEVTAFCPAPGQFACIFQDITERKRAEADRDVLQTQLNQAQRMESVGRLAGGVAHDFNNMLGVILGHAELALLRADENHDLHDDLKEIQNAAQRSADITKQLLAFARKQTISPKQLNINDTVESMLNMLRRLIGEDIDLVWQPAAHVWPVKMDPTQIDQILANLCVNAMDAISGVGKLTIETGRKTFDEDYCNDHQGFIPGDYTLLAVSDNGCGMDKDTLENLFEPFFTTKEVGKGTGLGLATVYGIVRQNNGFINVYSEPGQGATFSIYLPRFVDDDPADTAVSEKKTAAGGTETILLVEDEPSILRMTRIMLERKGYTVLSAVTPAEAMEKAKNHAGAIDLLITDVVMPEMNGRDLAGQITALYPGIRLLFMSGYTANVIAHQGRLDEGVAFIQKPFSMADITAKARELLDMAPDSGKSG; from the coding sequence ATGACAGTGAAACCCACATATGAAGAATTGGAACAACGGATTCAGGAACTGGAAAAAATTGAATCCGAGCATGCCTATTTCAAAAAAGCGTTGCAGGAAAACGAAGGCCTGTTCAGGATGCTTTATGAAAAAGCGCCCTTAGGGTATCAATCCCTTGATGAAAACGGCCGTTTTATCGTTGTCAATCAAACCTGGCTGGACACCCTCGGATATGACAGAGAAGACGTCATTGGCAAATCCTTTGCTGATTTTCTGCATCCGGACTGGCGGGATCATTTCAAAGAAAATTTTCCCCGGTTCAAGTCGATCGGAGAAATTCTGGAGGTTGAGTTTGAAATGGTCAAAAAAGACGGGACCCTGATTCTGGTTTCTTTTACCGGGAAGATTACCAGGGACAAAACAGGCAATTTCCAGCAGACCCATTGTATTTTTCATGACATCACGGACCGCAAACGTGTGGAAGAAGCCCTGCGCCAGAGCGAGGAAAAGTACCGGGTCCTGTTCAATACATTTCCCTTAGGAATTACGGTGTCGGATCACAAAGGAAACATCGTGGAATCCAATGCCATGGCTGAAAAATTATTGGGACTTGCAAAAAACAAACACGAGGAACGCCGGTTAGATGGGGATCAGTGGCGCATTATCCGTCCCGATAAAACGCGGATGCCCACGGATGAGTATGCCAGTGTGAGAGCGTTAAAACAGAAACGTCAGATTGAAAATGTTGAAATGGGAATCGTGAAACCCGACGGCCGGATCACCTGGATTAATGTGTCTGCGGCCCCGCTGAATCTGGAAAAATATGGGGTGGTCGTTACCTATGGGGATATTACGGCGCGCAAAAAAGCGGAGCAGGAGTACAAAACTTTGTTCCGGGAGATGCTGGACGGATTTGCCCTGCACGAGATCATCTGCGATGATTCAAAAACCCCTGTGGACTATCGCTTTCTGGATATCAACCCGGCATTCGAGCGCATGACCGGCCTGAAAGCCGCATCCGTTGTGGGCAGAACCGTGATGGATGTTCTGCCCACCACCGAGAGTTACTGGATTGAAACCTATGGGGCCGTGGCCCTGTCAGGCGAACCGATTACCTTTGAAAATTATTCGGCTGAAATTGGAAAACATTTTGAAGTGACGGCGTTTTGTCCGGCCCCGGGTCAATTTGCATGTATCTTTCAGGACATCACGGAACGAAAGCGGGCTGAAGCGGACCGGGATGTGCTCCAGACGCAACTCAACCAGGCACAGCGGATGGAATCCGTGGGCCGTTTGGCCGGGGGTGTGGCCCATGATTTTAACAACATGCTGGGGGTGATCCTGGGACACGCGGAGCTGGCATTGTTGCGGGCAGATGAAAATCACGATCTGCATGATGACTTAAAAGAAATTCAGAACGCGGCACAACGGTCGGCGGATATCACAAAACAACTGCTGGCATTTGCCAGAAAACAGACCATTTCCCCTAAGCAACTGAACATCAATGACACCGTGGAAAGCATGCTCAATATGCTGCGCCGCCTGATCGGAGAAGATATCGACCTGGTATGGCAGCCGGCGGCCCATGTCTGGCCCGTTAAAATGGACCCAACCCAGATCGATCAGATCCTTGCCAACCTGTGTGTCAACGCCATGGATGCCATTTCCGGTGTGGGCAAACTCACCATTGAAACGGGGAGAAAAACCTTTGATGAGGATTATTGCAATGACCATCAGGGATTTATTCCCGGCGATTATACCTTGCTGGCCGTCAGTGACAATGGCTGCGGCATGGATAAAGACACCCTGGAAAATCTGTTCGAGCCGTTTTTCACCACCAAGGAGGTGGGCAAAGGCACGGGCTTAGGGCTTGCGACCGTCTATGGCATTGTCAGACAGAACAACGGGTTTATCAATGTATACAGTGAGCCCGGCCAGGGCGCCACTTTCAGCATTTATCTGCCCCGGTTTGTGGACGATGACCCCGCAGATACGGCCGTTTCTGAGAAAAAAACAGCGGCCGGGGGGACTGAAACCATTCTGCTGGTAGAAGATGAACCGTCCATTCTCAGGATGACCCGGATAATGCTGGAAAGGAAAGGATATACGGTGCTGTCCGCCGTCACACCGGCAGAAGCCATGGAAAAAGCAAAAAACCATGCCGGTGCCATTGATCTGCTCATAACGGACGTCGTCATGCCGGAGATGAACGGCCGTGACCTGGCCGGACAAATCACGGCCCTGTACCCCGGCATCCGGCTCTTGTTCATGTCCGGTTATACGGCCAATGTCATTGCCCATCAGGGGAGACTCGATGAAGGGGTGGCTTTTATCCAGAAGCCGTTTTCCATGGCGGACATCACAGCAAAGGCGCGGGAATTGCTGGATATGGCTCCGGATTCAGGAAAATCAGGATGA